Within the Arthrobacter caoxuetaonis genome, the region AAGCCGGCTGGGCCGCCTACCGGGAACAGGATGACCTGCTGGACTTCCAGGTCTACGGGACTGAGGGCGGCGCACGGCTGCATGCACTGGGAGCGTCCAAGAATCCCGTGGCTGACCTGCGGGTGTTTGCTGAGAAGGACGGCCGCAATGCCGACTGGTCACCCGAGGTGAAGGCCGGCGCCGGCCACCAGGCTGTCATCGATGATTTCCTGGCTGCCGTGCGGGGCGGTCCCGAGGTGTGGGGCGCCCATGACGGGTCCCTGGCGCTGAGCCGGGCACGGGTCATCGATGCCTGTTACCGCTCTGCCGCCGAACAGCGGGAGGTGGATGTCTGATGCAGTCCCCTGAAACCCCGGACCAGTTTGAGGACAAGCTGCGGGTGCTGGTCTGGAACGAAGGTGTTCATGAGGCCAGCAACCAGCCCGCCTCCATGGCCGAGGACTATCCTGCCGGGATCCACGGCGCGGTGGCGGACTTCCTTGCAGGCTTCTTCCCGGGATCTGAGGTGTCCACCGCCGTCCTGGCTGATCCCGGGCACGGACTCGACGAGGAGAGGCTTGCCGCCACGGACGTCCTCCTCTGGTGGGGGCACAAAGCCCACGATGAAGTCTCCAACGAGGTCGTTGAGCGGGTGCACCGGCATGTCCTGGGCGGCATGGGCCTGATCGTCCTGCACTCCGGGCATTTCTCGAAGATCTTCACCAAACTGATGGGCACCACCTGCTCGCTTCAGTGGCGGAACGACGGCGAACGCGAGCTGGTCTGGACCGTTAAGCCCTCCCACCCGATCGCGGACGGCGTGCCCAATCCCCTTCATCTGGAGCGCAGCGAAATGTACGGGGAGCTCTTCGACGTTCCCGAACCGGATGACCTGGTGTTCATCAGCAACTTCGAGGGCGGAGAGGTGTTCCGCTCAGGCCTGACCTTCACCCGCGGCCACGGACGGATCTTCTACTTCAGCCCCGGCGACCAGGACTATCCGATCTACCACCACCCCGGCATCCAGCGGGTCATTGCCAACGCCGTCCGCTGGGCCGCGCAACCTGAACGGGAGCGCGCCCAGCCGGAGGTCGGAAACCCCATGCGGCGCTGGACCTAAGTCCGGCAACCGGCGTCGTTAGTCCCCGGTGCCGAACGCGGCATCGAAGGAGGCCGACGGCGCCGGGTAGTCGAATGCGCGCAGCGTCTCCAGCGCTTCGGGCGCGCCGTGCAGGCGGTCCATGGACGCGTCTTCCCACTCCACGGAGATCGGACCGTCATAGCCGATCGCGGCCAGGGCCCGGAAGCTCGCTTCCCAGGGGACACTCCCCCGTCCGGCGGAGACGAAGTCCCAGCCGCGCCGCGGGTCGCCCCAGGGCAGGTGGGAACCAAGCACGGTCCGCTGTCCGCTGAGGTTCAGGAGCGTGTCCTTGCAATCCACGTGGTAGATCCGGTCCTTGAAGTCATGGATGAAGCCCACGGGATCGATGCCCTGCCACATGAAGTGGCTGGGATCCCAGTTCAGCCCGAAGGCCGGCCGGTGGTCTATCGCTTCCAGAGTGCGCTTGGTAGTCCAGTAGTCGTACGCGATTTCCGAGGGGTGGACCTCGTGGGCAAACCGGACGCCGCATTCGTCGAAGACGTCCAGGATGGGATTCCAGCGGTCCGCGAAGTCCTGGTAGCCGGCGTCGATCACACTCTGCGGGACCGGCGGGAACATGGCCACGTACTGCCAGATGGAGGAGCCGGTGAAGCCGACCACGGTGTTCACGCCGAGGGCACGCGCCAACCGTGCCGTGTTCTTCATGTCCTCGGCTGCCCGCTGCCGCACGCCTTCCGGGTCGCCGTCGCCCCAGACCCGCGAACCGACGATTGCCTTGTGGCGGAAGTCGATGGGGTCGTCACAGATGGCCTGGCCCTTGAGGTGGTTGGAGATGGTCCAGACCTTGAGGTTGTACTTCTCCAGCAGTTCGAGTTTTCCGGCGACGTAATCCTCGTCGTCCCAGCGCCAGGCGTCGAGGTGGTCTCCGGCGACGGTGATCTCCAGGCCGTCATAGCCCCAGGAGGAGGCCAGCCGGGCGACTTCCTCGAGCGGAAGGTCCGCCCACTGTCCGGTAAAAAGGGTGAAATTTCGTGCCATGGAATTTCTCCTCGGTGTTGGGCCGGACAGCTGTGTCCGGGCCTGGTCAGCTTTCGGTTTTGGTCCAGGTACTCTCGTTGGCGGCGCTGCGTTCGACTCCGCTGAGGACCTTCTGCACCTGCAGTCCGTCGGCGAAGGACGGTTCCGGCTGGCGCCCTTCGGCGATGGCTTCCACGAAGTCCCTCACCTGGTGTGTGAAGCCGTGTTCATAGCCCAGCATGTGTCCGGTGGGCCACCACGCTGACATGTACGGATGTTCGGGTTCGGTGACCATGATGTCCGTGAATCCCAGGCGGGTGGCCGGAGCCCCCGCGTCGTAGAAGCCCAGGGAGTTCATCTTTTCCAGGTCGAAGCTGACGGCGCCGAGCGAGCCGGCAACCTCCACCCGAAGGGCGTTCTTCCGGCCGGTAGACATGCGGGTCGCTTCGAAGGAGCCGATTGCGCCGCCGTCGAACCGGCTGTGAAAGAGGGCCAGATCGTCCACGGTGACCGGACCCCTTTCCTCGGTTCCCGTCCCGGCCAGCCCCGAAGCCTCTCCCAACAGGGGACGTTCATGGACAAAGGTATTGAGCGTGCCGCTGACCGCGGTGATCTTCTGGCCGGTGATGAACTGCGCCAGGTCGACGGCGTGGGCGCCCAGATCGCCCAGCGCTCCGGAACCGGCGGCGTCCTTCTGCAGCCGCCAGGTCAGCGGAGCTTCGGGGTCAACCAACCAGTCCT harbors:
- a CDS encoding ThuA domain-containing protein, which produces MQSPETPDQFEDKLRVLVWNEGVHEASNQPASMAEDYPAGIHGAVADFLAGFFPGSEVSTAVLADPGHGLDEERLAATDVLLWWGHKAHDEVSNEVVERVHRHVLGGMGLIVLHSGHFSKIFTKLMGTTCSLQWRNDGERELVWTVKPSHPIADGVPNPLHLERSEMYGELFDVPEPDDLVFISNFEGGEVFRSGLTFTRGHGRIFYFSPGDQDYPIYHHPGIQRVIANAVRWAAQPERERAQPEVGNPMRRWT
- a CDS encoding sugar phosphate isomerase/epimerase family protein produces the protein MARNFTLFTGQWADLPLEEVARLASSWGYDGLEITVAGDHLDAWRWDDEDYVAGKLELLEKYNLKVWTISNHLKGQAICDDPIDFRHKAIVGSRVWGDGDPEGVRQRAAEDMKNTARLARALGVNTVVGFTGSSIWQYVAMFPPVPQSVIDAGYQDFADRWNPILDVFDECGVRFAHEVHPSEIAYDYWTTKRTLEAIDHRPAFGLNWDPSHFMWQGIDPVGFIHDFKDRIYHVDCKDTLLNLSGQRTVLGSHLPWGDPRRGWDFVSAGRGSVPWEASFRALAAIGYDGPISVEWEDASMDRLHGAPEALETLRAFDYPAPSASFDAAFGTGD
- a CDS encoding Gfo/Idh/MocA family protein produces the protein MIGHGFMGAAHSQGWRVAPRFFDLSAQPEMTLLVGRDAARTEAAARKWGWEQTETDWRAAVARDDIDVVDIVTPGASHAEIAVAALEAGKHVLCEKPLANTLDEAEAMAAAADGAAGKAMVGFTYRRVPAASFARDLVQSGAIGEIRQVRAVYLQDWLVDPEAPLTWRLQKDAAGSGALGDLGAHAVDLAQFITGQKITAVSGTLNTFVHERPLLGEASGLAGTGTEERGPVTVDDLALFHSRFDGGAIGSFEATRMSTGRKNALRVEVAGSLGAVSFDLEKMNSLGFYDAGAPATRLGFTDIMVTEPEHPYMSAWWPTGHMLGYEHGFTHQVRDFVEAIAEGRQPEPSFADGLQVQKVLSGVERSAANESTWTKTES